The genomic window TACAGAGCAGCAAACCAGTGAAGATCGGTTATTTCAGCAACTAGAAGCAAGTCGCCACCAACCTTTGCAGCCACCCTTGGCAGTGGCTTCCCCACAATCATTAGCTTCACAACTACCTACGGTTCCGGCTGGGCCACCGCTACAATCGCCGCCGTCAAATCAGCCAGAGCAATCACCACTGCCGTCTTCTGATTTAGAGCTAAATCTTTTGCCAGATGCTATGGTTACTTCACCCTCTGACATCGGGATGGAGTTAGCAGTAAACCCTGCCCTAGGTGCTACACCAGTCAGTGCCGAGCCTAGCTCTGCAACTGTCGATCACGTCACGCAAGATCTCATCCAGCCAGTAGAAGCATCTAACGTTGAGGATTATTCCTACTATCCCAGCCCCCCAGACATTCCCCCCAGCTATGTTCCTGGCAACTATGAACCCTGGCAGCCAGCGGACGCTGATTTACCCTATCCAGACTCATTATCAGATTTAAGTTTTGTTGATAGTCAACCTGAGCTGACTCAAGGCTCAAGGAGTGACCAGACAGCGTTGCCGCACGGTTCCTATTCACAAGGGGGACAAGAGCAGCCTACTGGTGTGATGTCTCCAGCAGTGCCTGCTTATGTACCTACAGATTACCCGTCTGGTTTGCCAGACTCAGGGCTGGGTGATGCAGGGAATGCTGATTTGGCTACGCCTGACCTGAACTTAGGCAGTTATGGTTACGATCCCAATGCCTATGAGGCTATGGAGTCTATGCCAGAGCATCCCTCGTCGTTGTCTGCTGATACACCAAACCTGCGGCTGTTGTTGCTGGCCATGGTTGCTAAGTTAAGGCAGGGTCAAAAACCAACCCCTCAGGAGTGGGCTGACTTGAAGGCGGCTAGTCTAGGGTTGTTGAGTAATGTCACTCAGGGCAGAACGGTAGGTGAGTCCTTGGCAGCCGGGGCTGCGATCGTGGCGGCAGGCGCATTGTTATTGTGGGGAGCTGATCGCATGGGTATCCGAGTACCCTTCTTCAGTAGCAATGACAATAATGGAGATCCGTCTCAGGTGATAACACCATCCGTTCCACCAACTGAGCCGGCTACATCTACCGTGCCTACGGCATCGCCTGATGCTAATCCTGCTGCTACGTCTACGGCATCTCCCCGTATCAGTCCCTCCCCCACATCCATCACTGGTCTCACAACAACTGCTAGTCCAAAAGTTAGCTTCGCAGATGTGCCCAAACAGCACTGGGCCTATCCATTTATTACTGCAATG from Cyanobacteriota bacterium includes these protein-coding regions:
- a CDS encoding S-layer homology domain-containing protein, with product EFKQQFKSGNFVEALKIALSEATELKVTTWVAPATPEHPQQAQQPTPGYRLQTRMNLLDGEVNNEIGRAFVEDGPYADSGLWQFHINQVESGQRAIQGNLQGLRELFSTLAHNAAIESLAFDSSPISSLLEPDPTEQQTSEDRLFQQLEASRHQPLQPPLAVASPQSLASQLPTVPAGPPLQSPPSNQPEQSPLPSSDLELNLLPDAMVTSPSDIGMELAVNPALGATPVSAEPSSATVDHVTQDLIQPVEASNVEDYSYYPSPPDIPPSYVPGNYEPWQPADADLPYPDSLSDLSFVDSQPELTQGSRSDQTALPHGSYSQGGQEQPTGVMSPAVPAYVPTDYPSGLPDSGLGDAGNADLATPDLNLGSYGYDPNAYEAMESMPEHPSSLSADTPNLRLLLLAMVAKLRQGQKPTPQEWADLKAASLGLLSNVTQGRTVGESLAAGAAIVAAGALLLWGADRMGIRVPFFSSNDNNGDPSQVITPSVPPTEPATSTVPTASPDANPAATSTASPRISPSPTSITGLTTTASPKVSFADVPKQHWAYPFITAMAERKFVTGNKQGEFLPDKRITRAEFAALISKPLEQPVRRKSITYRDLKQNYWATKVIDEVTRTGFMDGYPKQQFRPERPMIRLEVIVALARGLGLEPTVDPAKTLKVYKDYTKIPKWAVRSLAAATEAGLVVNYPDPAVLNPQRPATRAEAVAIMYQALVKVNRVQPMQSKYIVNKK